The Ficedula albicollis isolate OC2 chromosome 23, FicAlb1.5, whole genome shotgun sequence sequence gggggggggggggggggggggggggggggggggggggggggggggggggggggggggggggggggggggggggggggggggggggggggggggggggggggggggggggggggggggggggggggggggggggggggggggggggggggggggggggggggggggggggggggggggggggggggggggggggggggggggggggggggggggggggggggggggggggggggggggggggggggggggggggggggggggggggggggggggggggggggggggggggggggggggggggggtgtcccctCCCCTGGGGGGTGTCCCCTCTCCTCGGGgtgtcccctgtgctcccctTCCACCGCCGGGGCTGACCCCagtccccatcccacatccctgcacCGCTGGGGCTCTCAGAGGCTCCTCCTTCCATCCAGCCTGCTGAAATccaccctcctcctctccccctgcagGGTTGAGGCTGGATTCAGCCATCTGCACGGCTTTCCAGGACAATTATGGGATTTTGCTCACCCAGCGCTCGGAGCCCTGGTGCTGCATCTCTTTTAGGCGTGGCTGAACCACCCCCAAGCCACAGCCAAGCTGGAGATGGTCTTTAAaggcccttccaacccaacccagcccCCTCTGTGGTTTCATTACTCTGCCACTGCCAGCTCAGGCTTTATCCCTGGGGATTTTATTCCCCCAGTGCAGGGAATGAGCAGGGAGGGCTCTCCTGGCACACTCACAGAGCACCTTGGTCACCACCAGCACcgtccccagctcctggctcctccaTTCTGGGCAAGGAGGAGTCacattcccagtgcccagctggcagcagtgccctgggagcagctaCAGGCGAGAGCGGCCGAGCGGCgcctccggggggggggggggggggggggggggggggggggggggggggggggggggggggggggggagagcgGCCGAGCGGCGCCTCTGGAGCCAGCGAGTGCCCAGCGCCTTCCAGGAGCTGATCCCACTGggcaaagccctgctgcagctctgcaggggcacagaggggacagggccaccacagggccaccacagggccaccacagggccaccacagggccaccacagggccaccacagggccaccacagggccaccacagggccaccacagggccaccacagggccaccacagggccaccacagggccaccacagggccaccacagggccaccacagggccaccacagggccaccacagggccaccacagggccaccacagggccaccacagggccaccacagggccaccacagggccaccacagggccaccacagggccaccacagggccaccacagggccaccacagcCCCCCCTCCATGTGACAGGGTCACCACAGCCCCCCCTCTATGTgacagggccaccacagggccaccacagggccaccacagggccaccacagggccaccacagggccaccacagggccaccacagggccaccacagggccaccacagggccaccacagggccaccacagggccaccacagggccaccacagggccaccacagggccaccacagggccaccacagggccaccacagggccaccacagggccaccacagggccaccacagggccaccacagggccaccacagggccaccacagggccaccacagggccaccacagggccaccacagggccaccacagggccaccacagggccaccacagggccaccacagggccaccacagggccaccacagggccaccacagggccaccacagggccaccacagggccaccacagggccaccacagggccaccacagggccaccacagggccaccacagggccaccacagggccaccacagggccaccacagggccaccacagggccaccacagggccaccacagggccaccacagggccaccacagggccaccacagggccaccacagggccaccacagggccaccacagggccaccacagggccaccacagggccaccacagggccaccacagggccaccacagggccaccacagggccaccacagggccaccacagggccaccacagggccaccacagggccaccacagggccaccacagggccaccacagggccaccacagggccaccacaggcCCACCAGACCCCTGTGCTTTGCAAACCACCAGCCCCAagccccaggggacagcagccagcCCACGGCCCCCCCAAAGCAGGATCTCTCGtgcccccaccctgctgccccacCCTGGGCCGTACTCAGGTGCCTCTGCAGGAaggccagagctgcctggctggtgatggcCAGAGCCTTGTGGGGGTCCAGGGTGCCCCTCCTGCCGAAGATGCAGCTGAAGAGCTTCCCAGGGAGGAAGGCAAAGTCGGTCTGGTCCTCGTGCACGGTTcccctgggcaggggaggggtgTGCATCAGGATGTGCatcatctctgcagcaggaggcagaggtTTTCCTGCTGGGACACCCAGAGGTGCTCCCTGCAGGGGGGGTGCGGCCCCTGGCTCACAGCACGGTCACAATCCTCGTCTGGCTGTTTCTGGAGCTCAACCTCTTCATTTTGGCAACGCTCTCCGGGGTCTGGAACTTCTCGGTGTTGATGAAGAGCACGGGCTTGGTCACCTCTGGGTACAGCAGGTTCTCCAGAGGGAACATCCAGGCatccagagccacagcacacctggagcaggacaggcacCCACCAGGATGggccccgtgtccccagagccaccccagcccctcatccctgccctgccttaCCCAAAACTGGGCTCCTTCACCAAGGCCAGCACCGCTGTCACCCCCCCGAAGGAATGGCCCATGACGGCCACTTTGGTCAGATCAAGGTTGTCCTGCAAACGGGAGAGGGCTGAGGAGTCTGAGGTCTCTaattagggaagaaaaagccaagGGGAGACCAGCAGAGTCTCCCTGGAAGGGGGGGATGCCGCGTCCCACCGCTGGCGTGgtgagctctggctgcccaAAGGCTGGGGCTCTGCACGGACCCTTCTGATCCCAGGAGGAAAACTCTCAGGCAGCCAGGAGCGGTGCTGaggagcacccagagctgccccaggcagaggcagagcaggtaCCTTCAGCACAGAgagatcccagccctgggggaggctgctggggacGCTGGTGCCGCCGGCGATGCCCTGGAAGAGCCGCAGCGCCCGCACGCATTCCTGAGCTCGCCGGTGAACCTGCAACAGGCAGCCCGGGCAGGCTTTGTACCGGCGTGGGCGGTCTTCAGGGACACAAGTCATTCCTCTGAATAGGCTAAAAGTTGCTGTTccatttattgtaagggtgagAGTACAAAGAGTCTGACTGAGGGCTGCTCGCTGCAGCCCAGAGTAGGACAAGGAGTGAGTGGGGGTTAAAGAGCAGTGGGATAAGagaagtgagagagagagagcaagtCGGGataagagaagggagagagagagagcaagatTTCCCGTCTACAATACAATAAATTTTCTTTGGGATAAGagaagtgagagagagagagcaagtaagagagcgatttcccgtctacaatacaataaattttcttctatgatgaatattctaattcccactggggggggggggggggggggggggggggggggggggggggggggggggggggggggggggggggggggggggggggggggggggggggggggggggggggggggggggggggggggggggggggggggggggggggggggggggggggggggggggggggggggggggggggggggggggggggggggggggggggggggggggggggggggggggggggggggggggggggggggggggggggggggggggggggggggggggggggggggggggggggggggggggggggggggggggggggggggggggggggggggggggggggggggggggggggggggggggggggggggggggggggggggggggggggggggggggggggggggggggggggggggggggggggggggggggggggggggggggggggggggggggggggggggggggggggggttcagtaactgaggtttggtatctcaaaagtggctttcatttcagtctcgttcatggtttctatattctccgaatctgagcattcatatcTGTGAGGTTCATCCCTCGTTCgtggtttctatattctcagaatctgagcattcatatcTGTGAGGTTCATCTTTCCCAACACCAGCCCTCCCCTGGTGAGCCCAAACCACAGATCTGGGCTCAGATCTtccccccagtgcccatccAGGCTGGTTCCTGCAGAGCTTCTCCCCGAATTGGCACAAGGGCCAAGGCTCCCACGGGGACACAGCGCCTTTACTGGAATGGTTTCTTCTTGGTGCTTTGTTTGGAATTTGGTTAATCTGGCAGCAGACAGCTGGGGATGAGGAAaagcctctgctctgggggggaagaagaggagggagagccTGGGATCCTCACCAGCTCCAAAcccccacagggaccccagaaCCCCTGACCCAGGAGCAAACCTGGGTGTCCCCCTAAAACCCAGCTCATCCTAAAATCCCAAATGATTCAGGGAGAGGATGCCCTGACTTGGAGTTACTTTGAGGCCACGTCCTCGGCTGCCCTAAGGACACCAGTGCTGTCTGTGCACATTGAAGGTGACAAGTGACAAAAAACTCCAATGAAAAACTCTCTCCTGTTCCCTGCAACACAGAAAATGCCACAATGGAGATTGACCTGGCAACTACTTCCTTCTATTCatcatttctttccctttctgcctTACCATTTCTGCTGGTGGGTTCAGGAAAACTGTTTCCCTTTTCTGCGCAATGTGCCATGAGGCagagcacacacaaaaataacagGCTGGGAGGTGATTTAAGGCTGCCAAAAGCACCTCCGTTCCTAGAGAGCTTTTCCACGACTAATCTTCACTTGCTGTTGTCCTTTTAAATGAGGCAGAAACAAACAGAGGGGGGGAACTTGGCTCAGCAGGAAACCTTCCCGCTCCCCAGCAAGCAGCTGTCCAGGATAATCCCAGAGAGACAAAAATCCGAGTGGGAACAAACCCagcggagctgggctgggcactctgctctccccaggctgtggggGGCATTTCCAGGGCCATggcaaagcccagcctggctcctgccagggccagctggagagggacagaccaggaaacagagagaaacagcaTCAACAGATTTTTCTCATCTCCAAGGAAAAacctcagccccagcactgcgGCAATACGGGATTGGGAAGAGCAtcctcagggatgcaggaggaatTTCAGACCCCCCCTCTGCCCACCCACCCTGAACCCCCCGCCCTGGTACCTGCTTGTTTCGGAAATAAAACTCCTTCTGCCCTTGGGGCACCCGTTGGAAGGGGATCCACTCCTCCACAGCCTCGGCCGTGCAGAAATAGGTGGTGGCAGCAGAATGGTCCCTGTGGGGGCAGGGCGGAAGGGGACACCAGCAGTTTCCCCCAGGGCACCAtgtcccagcagccccagcacgaATTTGGGGGGCTCTGGACACCCACCTGTGCTCCAGCGCTGCCACCACGAAGCCCCAGGACGCCAGCTCTGTGCAGATTGAAGAGTACAAGGTCCTGGAAGGGGAACAGAGGGGTCAGGGCAGGTCTGAGCGGGGCCACATTCCTGCCGCAGCCCCGCTCAGGGCTCACGTTACCGAAAGGTTCCCAGGCCGTGGGAGAAGATGATCAGGGGGTACCCAGCGCTGCAGGGCTTGAGAGCCCCGTTCCAGCTCACCGGGACTTTGCAGGAGCCTGCGGGGAGAGAAACCCCCGGGACaggggggacacgggcagggggTGCTGCCGCTGGAACCGATCCCTGCTcgctgcagcagcatcccccaggCACGGGGGGCTGAACCCCACCGGGGTGGGGTCCCTAAGGAACGGGGATGTCCCCCCTCACCGACGGCGATGCTGAGCAGGGACGAGCACCAGCGGCGGCCGAGGGCGGCAGCGGCCAGACCCCCGCAGTACTCGGGGCGCGGGATCCAGAGCGGCTCCGCGGCCCCTGCCCGGGCCAGGCACGGGTAGAAGAGGCGGAGGAAGAGCCCCTGAGGGAGACAAGGGAGCggggacacagcacagagggTGGTGGCCATGTCCAAAAGCAGCTGGAGCCACTTTGCTCCGCACAGaagcctgtccctgtccccacccctgtccccatccccgtaCCTGCCGCGTGTGGCCCACCATCACATCCGTGCAGCCCACCTGGTGGGGTCCCCGCCCCGGGGGCAGTGTCAGCATCCcccccatggggggggggggggggggggggggggggggggcccgggggcAGTGTCAGCATCCCCCCCATGCTGCCACAGCCGAGCCTGGGCGGACACACGGGGTCAGCGTCCGTCCTCCAGCCCAGGGACCCCAACTCgctccctcctcctttcccctcccctctcccattGCCCAGACCCCGGGCAGCCCCCGGAGACCCCCAGTTCCACCGCTGTCCTTCAattcccagggcacagcccctcggggatgctcagggatgaaATTCCCCCCGTTCCCCTCCCGGGATTGGGATCgtggggctgccccagggccACCCTGCTGAGGTGACAGGGGACGGGGGGGGCGGACACTGCAGAGGGGTCAGTGCGGGACTGGCACCCGCGGGGGGACGGGACCCTGCACCCCCAGTGCAGAACCACAGCGTCCAGCAGCgcctggggctgcagaaccGCACCTCCCAGTATGGCCCCAGCCTGGAACCACACCTCCCAGTATGGCCCCAGCCCCGGACCACACCTCCCAGTATGGCCCCAGCCCGGACCACACCTCCCAGTATGCGCTGGGAGCCCGGACTACAGCTCCCAGTATGAGCTGGGAGCCCGGACCACACCTCCCAGTATGGCCCCAGCCCGGACCACACCTCCCAGTATGCGCTGGGAGCCCGGACTACAGCTCCCAGTATGAGCTGGGATCAGCCTGGAACCACACCTCCCAGTCCGACCCCAGTCTGGAACCACACCTCCCAGTATGGCCCAAGCCTCGGGCCACACTTCCCAGTATGAGCTGGGAGCCCGGACCACACCTCCCAGTACGGCCCCAGCCTGGAACCACACCTCCCAGTATGCGCTGGGAGCCCGGACTACAGCTCCCAGTACGCGCAGCTGGACTACAGATCCCAGCGCTTCCCAGTGCCGTGTCCCTGCCGCTCCCAGCGCTCCCCCCAGCGCCCCCAGTCACCATCGCAGCTCCCAGTTGTCTCCCAGTTGTCCCCCAGttcccagtgcccccccagctcccagtgctcccgACAGTCCCCACTGCTCCCcgcagctcccagtgcctcccagttccaccccagctcccagtgctccccaaaAGTTCCCAGTGCCCCCACCCCGAgtccccctgcagctcccagtgcccctcCCAAGCTTCCagggctctcccagctccaagtttccccctgtgccctcccagctcccagtaaCAGCTGCCCAGTACCCCCCAGTATCCCCCTCCCCAAACACCCCGCGCCCGCACACACCAGTACCCGGgtcacagctcccagcacgCCCAGTGCACTCTGCCCTACAGCTCCCAGCGCCTCCCGGGCTCGTGGACTACAGCTCCCAGTAGCCACCAGTACAGGACACCGCTCCGGATGTCACCAGCCCGAAATCACAGctcccagtgacaccagtaCAGCACACCGGGGTCACCCGCCCGAAATCACAGctcccagtgacaccagtaCAGCACACCGGGGTCACCCGCCCGAAATCACAGctcccagtgacaccagtaCAGCACACCGGGGTCACCCGCCCGAAATCACAGctcccagtgacaccagtaCAGCACACCGGGGTCACCCGCCCGAAATCACAGctcccagtgacaccagtaCAGCACACCGGGGTCACCAGCCCGAAATCACAGCTCCCAGTGACACCAGGACAGGACACCGTTCCCAGTTCCACCAATGCAaaaccacagctcccagtggCCCCAGTGCGAAATGACAGCTGccagtgtcaccagcacagcttccagTGCCCCCAGTtcagggcacagccccagtgcccccGTGGCAGCCGTGGCCCCTttttggggctgtgtcccccaagcccagggctgccctgcccgTGTCGCACCCAGCCGCGTTCCTGTCCCCGGGActgtccccttgtccccccCAGAGCCCGCCGGTGCTCCGGGGCTCTCGCCGCCCATCCCCACGCTCCCTGCCCTTTCCTTAATCCGCTTTCTGGAGCTAAAGCGGCCCCAGGTCCCCAGTAATCCCCTGGGATTAATTCCCTGCGGGGCCgagccagccaggctggcaaATAAATACCCAAAGATTGGGTGAAAAGCGTCTCTGCCGAGCTCCCACGCACGCAGCCCCGCTCCAGGCTCCCGTGGGTgactggggaaactgaggcacggacTGGGATCCCCACTGTGTGTGTCCCCGGGGCTGGCACGGGGGGACATGCGGACACAGGGGCAGGAGGATACGGGGGGtcagagggacaggggggggCCACAGAGGGACCCCAGCCCCCCCGATCCCGCcgcaggctggggctggcacaagGACAGGGGACCccagcccgtgtccccagccccgaTCCCGCcgcaggctggggctggcacaagGACAGGGGACCccagcccgtgtccccagccccgaTCCCGCcgcaggctggggctggcacaagGACAGGGGACCccagcccgtgtccccagccccgaTCCCGCcgcaggctggggctggcacaagGACAGGGGACCccagcccgtgtccccagccccgaTCCCGCcgcaggctggggctggcacaagGACAGGGGACCCCAGCCCGTGTCTCAAGCCCCGATCCCGCcgcaggctggggctggcacaagGACAGGGGACCccagcccgtgtccccagccccgaTCCCGCcgcaggctggggctggcacaagGACAGGGGACCccagcccgtgtccccagccccgaTCCCGCcgcaggctggggctggcacaagGACAGGGGACCccagcccgtgtccccagccccgaTCCCGCcgcaggctggggctggcacaagGACAGGGGACCccagcccgtgtccccagccccgaTCCCGCcgcaggctggggctggcacaagGACAGGGGACCccagcccgtgtccccagccccgaTCCCGCcgcaggctggggctggcacaagGACAGGGGACCccagcccgtgtccccagccccgaTCCCGCcgcaggctggggctggcacaagGACAGGGGACCccagcccgtgtccccagccccgaTCCCGTCAGCTCTCCCCCGCAGCACCCCCAAATCACCCCGGGAGAGGGTCGGGGGTAACTCGGCTGTTCGGGGCCATCCTGCTCCAAACTGAGCCCAGCAGGACTGTGGGGTTCGCTGGTGAGCCCCGGGGGTCCCGGTTCTGTGGCTGTGACCACACTGGGCTCAGGGTGCTCACAGAGACTGTCGTTAATGGGATTCACTGGGCCTGTTCCTGCCAGCCCACCAAGAGATCCCACTGGTTTGGGGGgtcaggccaggctgggacccCATCTCTGCCCCCCGAGAGGGTGAACCCCACAgtccctgggctgtgggcaATGCCGTGTTGGGAGCTGGCATTGACTTTTGTCCCTCCTAGCCCTGCCCGGGGGTCACCTGCCACCCCGGGGGTCGCTGGAACCCGTCGGTGTCACTGGTGGAGGTGGCCCCAGCTGtatttctgtccctgctccccgtGGCTGCCCCCGTCCCTTTGGGGGTCCCCCGGGGCacggaggggctgggggctgagaTCTGGGGATCATGGTGGTCACGGGGGCCAGGGGGCCACGAGGAGAGGGGGACACGGGGGCCAGGGGGACACAGTGGGACACGGAGGGACACGGGGAGAGGAGGATACAGGGGGtcagggggacacggggggacacggagggacgTGGGGGGACGCAGGAACAGGAGGATACAGGGAGtcagggggacacagggagacacagagagacacagGGGGACACAGCGACAGGACGATACAAGGGGTCagggggacagagagggacacggagggacacgaggggacacgggggacacagggggacacggagggacgtggggggatgcagggacaggaggatACAGGGCGtcagggggacactgggggacacgGACCCGGGTCGATCCCCCATCCCCggcccccccgggggggggggggggggggggggggggggggggggggggggggggggggggggggggggggggggggggggggggggggggggggggggggggggggggggggggggggggggggggggggggggggggggggggggggggggggggggggggggggggggggggggggggggggggggggggggggggggggggggggggggggggggggggggggggggggggggggctgaaaCAGATGCGGGAGGGGGGGGGCACGTGGAGCGCGGGGGGGACGCGGGACCACCGGGACCGGCCGGACACGGGGACGGggacacggacacagggacagccatCCCCGGGGGactgacagcacagccagctccgGGAGGGAAGGGGGACAGCCAGACCTGGGCGGGACAGACACACGGACGGACGAGGGACAGatctgggaggggacaggggacagacagTCCCGGGAGGACAGACGGACGGTGGACAACCAGATCtcagtgggacagagggacaatcaGCTGCGGAGGGGACAGACAGACGGGCAGGGGACAGCACGGGGACGGACAGGAGGACAGCGGAGTGCAGCTGAGGTCTTGGACAGGCATCGGGGGGCACACGGGAGCAGAGAGCCCAGCGCACGGACGGACGGGCAAGGTGACAAGGGGGACGCACACGCCTGGTCCCCCAGCCCCGGGAGCGGCTCCTCCGCCCGGCCGCGCACCGGGAGCCcggcggagggggggggggggggggggggggggggggggggggggggggggggggggggggggggggggggggggggggggggggggggggggggggggggggggggggggggggggggggggggggggggggggggggggggggggggggggggggggggggggggggggggggggggggggggggggggggggggggggggggggggggggggggggggggggggggggggggggggggggggggggggggggggggggggggggggggggggggggggggggggggggggggggggggggggggggggggggcggccggggGCCGCCGCTCCCCGAAGGTAACGGGGGGAGCAGTGGAGACAGGGGGGCTCCGGCGGCTGCGGGAGGGTTTATTCCCAGGGTTTCATTTCccgagggagctggggagggggggtcCCGCCGCAGGGATGCGTGGAACCACTTGTGGTGACACGGCTGGCGGCGACAGGACGGTGACGAAGCGacctctccctttctccagggATTTGAAGCTGGGTCAAGCCATGGAAATGTCATTGTCGCGGCTCGGGGGCCCGGAGAAGTGAGCGGCCGGGACACGGAGGCAccgggctctgctctgcagccgGACAccgggacagccctgggcagagcgGGCAGAAAGTGGGGCTTGTCACAGACTGCAAGGGACAGGACAATAGCCGGGGGCCAGGAGCCCACCACCCGCTCGGGGCTGGGAACATTCGGCCTCTTGACCGGACTCTGGCACCCATCTGAGCCCGatgaggagctggggctgcgTGTGAACCTATGCAGACCaggaagaaatacattttcctgaCTTTCCTTGCCTCTtggctcctgcttttcttcttcgGAGGGGATCAGCTGCGCCGTTTCGCTTTCTTTTCCACGAGGAGAGCAGAATCCCGGAGGAACTGGCCCCGCTGGACGGATCGGTCCCTCCTCAAAAGCTTTGCAGAGCccgaggagctgcagagggatggggacccctccctgctgtccccccgggagcggcgggggggggggggggggggggggggggggggggggggggggggggggggggcgggcggcGTGGCTGAGCATCCACAGGAGCGGCAGATGCCGGATGGAAAC is a genomic window containing:
- the PAFAH2 gene encoding platelet-activating factor acetylhydrolase 2, cytoplasmic; its protein translation is MGGMLTLPPGRGPHQVGCTDVMVGHTRQGLFLRLFYPCLARAGAAEPLWIPRPEYCGGLAAAALGRRWCSSLLSIAVGSCKVPVSWNGALKPCSAGYPLIIFSHGLGTFRTLYSSICTELASWGFVVAALEHRDHSAATTYFCTAEAVEEWIPFQRVPQGQKEFYFRNKQVHRRAQECVRALRLFQGIAGGTSVPSSLPQGWDLSVLKDNLDLTKVAVMGHSFGGVTAVLALVKEPSFGCAVALDAWMFPLENLLYPEVTKPVLFINTEKFQTPESVAKMKRLSSRNSQTRIVTVLGTVHEDQTDFAFLPGKLFSCIFGRRGTLDPHKALAITSQAALAFLQRHLKLQQGFAQWDQLLEGAGHSLAPEAPLGRSRL